A window of the Hordeum vulgare subsp. vulgare chromosome 5H, MorexV3_pseudomolecules_assembly, whole genome shotgun sequence genome harbors these coding sequences:
- the LOC123396579 gene encoding cysteine protease XCP1-like: protein MASPQHLMKLSGALLLLCVGACVARNSDFSIVGYSEEDLSSNERLVELFEKWLAKHQKAYASFEEKLHRFEVFKDNLKHIDKINREVTSYWLGLNEFADLTHDEFKAAYLGLDAAPARRGSSRSFRYEDVSASDLPKSVDWRKKGAVTEVKNQGQCGSCWAFSTVAAVEGINAIVTGNLTALSEQELIDCSVDGNSGCNGGLMDYAFSYIASSGGLHTEEAYPYLMEEGSCGDGKKAESEAVTISGYEDVPANDEQALIKALAHQPVSVAIEASGRHFQFYSGGVFDGPCGAQLDHGVAAVGYGSDKGKGHDYIIVRNSWGAQWGEKGYIRMKRGTSNGEGLCGINKMASYPTKDN from the exons ATGGCTTCTCCTCAGCATCTGATGAAGCTTTCGGGTGCTCTTCTCCTCCTCTGCGTCGGCGCGTGTGTGGCCCGCAACAGTGACTTCTCCATTGTTGGCTACTCGGAGGAGGACCTGTCGTCCAACGAAAGACTCGTCGAGCTGTTTGAGAAGTGGCTGGCCAAACACCAGAAGGCGTACGCGAGCTTCGAGGAGAAGCTGCACAGGTTCGAGGTGTTCAAGGACAACCTGAAGCACATCGACAAGATCAACCGGGAAGTGACCAGCTACTGGCTCGGCCTCAACGAGTTTGCCGACCTCACCCATGACGAGTTCAAGGCCGCCTACCTCGGCCTCGATGCCGCTCCGGCTCGCCGGGGCAGCAGCCGGAGCTTCAGGTACGAGGACGTGAGCGCCAGCGACCTGCCCAAGTCTGTGGACTGGAGGAAGAAGGGCGCGGTGACAGAGGTGAAGAACCAGGGGCAGTGCGGCAGCTGTTGGGCCTTCTcgacggtggcggcggtggaAGGGATCAACGCCATCGTGACAGGCAACCTGACCGCGCTGTCGGAGCAGGAGCTCATCGACTGCAGCGTCGATGGCAACAGCGGCTGCAATGGCGGCTTGATGGACTACGCCTTCTCCTACATCGCGTCCAGTGGCGGGCTGCACACCGAGGAGGCGTACCCCTACCTCATGGAGGAAGGCAGCTGCGGCGACGGCAAGAAGGCCGAGTCGGAGGCGGTGACGATCAGCGGCTACGAGGATGTGCCGGCCAATGACGAGCAGGCGCTGATCAAGGCTCTCGCCCACCAGCCCGTGTCCGTGGCCATCGAGGCCTCCGGCAGGCACTTCCAGTTCTACAGCGGG GGAGTTTTCGACGGTCCATGCGGCGCGCAGCTAGATCACGGCGTGGCGGCGGTCGGGTACGGGTCGGACAAGGGGAAGGGCCACGACTACATCATCGTGAGGAACTCGTGGGGCGCCCAGTGGGGCGAGAAGGGTTACATCAGGATGAAGAGGGGCACCAGCAACGGCGAGGGCCTCTGCGGCATCAACAAGATGGCCTCCTACCCAACCAAGGACAACTGA